In Candidatus Firestonebacteria bacterium RIFOXYD2_FULL_39_29, the sequence TTAACTTTGTCTTTACTATTTTTTTTATGGCATAAACGTCAAAGTCCTGAATGTGTCTTCTGTCTTCTCTGAGGTGGATTGTAATCCCGTCAGCACCGGAGGCTTCTACAACTTTTGCAGCTTTTACAGTTGACGGTTCTTTCCCCAGCCGCTGCTGCCGCAGGGTCGCGACATGATCGATATTAACATTAAGTTTTGCCATTTATTTTTTCTCAGTGTATTTCTGAAAATTTAGTTTGATTTTAGACGGGTCTATCTTTAGCACTTTAACATTGTCTGCAGGAACGTAAACATTCCGCGGGGTGAGTTCGAACTTCATATCACCTTTCACCGGTGTTCCTATTTCAAGAGTTGCTTTTACCTGGGAAGGACCCAGGGCCCTGACTATATCTATCGGACCCCACAGGGTTACCGTGACATCTTTAGGAATATCACCTATTGCCACCAGACCGGTATCATTGGAATAATCAACTTTAAACGGAACATCCATTTTAACGGTAACATTTTCGTCGATGGACACATATACCCAAGCGGCAATTGCTATAATAAGAGCAATAATTTTATATCTCTGATTCTTGCTGAAAGAATCCTTAAGCATCTGTATTATTTTTTCTGATTCAATTCGTTTTAGAGGCATAAAGCTTGAGCATCTCCTTCAAATTATCAGGTTCTACCGGTGTAATCTTTCCGTTGACACTCAAGGAAACGTTCCTGAGATCCTCGGAAACAACAATTGCGACCGCATCCGTCTCTTCGGTAATCCCGAGCGCCGCGCGGTGTCTGGTACCGAGTTCGATATCTATATCAGTTTTTTGTGTAAGCGGAAGTATACATCCGGCAGCGATTATCCTGCCTTGATTAATTATCACCGCTCCGTCATGCAGGGGAGTTTTGGGCGTGAAAATAGTCATTAAAAGAGCCGCGTTAATATCAGAGTTGATTCTGCTCCCGGTCTCAATAAATTCTTTTAATCCGGTGTTTCTTTCTATTACAACAAGGCAGCCCGT encodes:
- a CDS encoding TIGR00159 family protein; its protein translation is MVFKDIFQIFILYIVFYYLLILLKETRTMQMLKGLGLLLGVSLLASIFQWHTINYFLKNIWPIWIIAFTILFQPELRQILVDIGNRRIKFKTIFKTEDAVYDEIVSTVKQMLRKRTGCLVVIERNTGLKEFIETGSRINSDINAALLMTIFTPKTPLHDGAVIINQGRIIAAGCILPLTQKTDIDIELGTRHRAALGITEETDAVAIVVSEDLRNVSLSVNGKITPVEPDNLKEMLKLYASKTN